CGTGACAAGCTCGTTACCTTTGAACCCCTCACGATTCAAATCAAAAGCAACAACGGTTAGCACAATTACATTGGTTATATATTTAGCGACCCAATAGATGACTCCATTAAGACAAAGGCTATCGGTCCTATACCAATGAAAGTTCTCGGTCATTGAACTAGGTAAACTTTCATTCTCTATTGGCTTCCAATATTTATATCCAACAGCCAATATCGTAGCCGTGGTTGTAGCACACCCTTTGCTTGTGCTTTCCTTAATAATACTCAGAACTTTAAATACCTTGTGTACAGGATCAAACCCTAATGCACTCCAAGTTACAATCCCGGACTTCATAGTTATTTCAGGAAGCTCGATAAAATCCCGGGTTTTTAAGTTTATAAGACTGAAACGCTTTAAAGATGGCCTAAAGAGACAAATAAGGTCGTTGCATATATTCGACGTGTAAGAATAAGAATAATTACTAATAGGATAATCAGTGAAATATGCATCCTTCCCTATGATCTGAGAGGCAGTTATTTTAGGGGTGTTGTCATCGTTGAGCTCAAACGAGATAATCGAGTCTTTTGCCCAATATCTGCTGCATACCGCAAACCCAAGTTTTGGATGTTTATCATAAGAACGAGAGTGTCGAAGCAAGAAAGCCTGAACGGTTAATGTATCATTCCAGTGTTTCGAAACACACCTGAATCTCGACAATGACTTGGCCGGTGGCAGCCTTGATAGGATATCAATCTGAATTTCTTCAGGAATGTATGCAAATGATGCATCACTCGTATTGGAATTCCGTCCTTTATCTCCGCCTTTAATCTTTTTCTCTACATTCATCTCCATGGAACTATCGACTATGCAAGTAACCTTTATTGAACGTTAAAACTCTGCAAGATCTCTTAAGGCAGCCACAAAGTAACAAAGTTACAATTACTTGACAAGTTTTATGATATACGATTAAGGCAGCCACgaatgacgtatttagatgagaTTATCACATGAAAATTCGTGTACAATCTCTTTAATTACTTCTATGGTAcaatttggatttttttttttttttgctaaattaGGTTATTTGGGAAACTAATTGGGATTTTGGGTTGGTTCAAACTATTTGGGCCAATGGGCAATGGGTTCACGTCATCAGttagtttttttctttttctttttttttttgcctggTTTTAGGTAAAACCGTAAATTAAGGTAGCGGCTTTATTGTGTTCATAACATTAATAGCCGTGTATTTGTAAGATTTTTACAAAGGAAAAGCCGCTAGTTAGACCAGCGGCTAGTAGGCTACCATATAATTAATCACCTCAGGATACATTTCTACACCCACTCTGGTAGAATACTCTGATTCGAACGTAATGCCCCATATCACTAGCGGATCTAAGATTTTATAGTCAGAGGCGGAAAATTTTAATAGCAACAACCGAAATAGAAGTcggataaatttcaaaatttaactaaacgttttcaatttttttcattttttcaaagTTTTAGGTTTTAGGAGTAAAATAATGGAGGCCTAATGGTTAGTTAACGTTAGCACAACAATATTCTTCTTCAAAACGACCGGGAACATTAACAATAAAATTAAGACGCCTAATATAATACGCAAACAAGATAAAGGGATAAGGTACATCATGAGAATATCATTGTTAGAATCAGAACAATGTGGTCGACATTACAATTTATAATGTCGACCACATTGTTGGGCTATTGAATGAGAAGTTGACATGGGTATCTTTCTCACCCccattttacacacaactttcaATCTTGGAGAAGTGATGGAGCTGGGTTAGCAAGGGTGCTCGCTCCCGCTGGCGATTGAAAATTGCTGTTTTagttaaaaaaaattgatttttttcttGTTCTCTTTATACCATTAACTCTTCGTCCCCGCTATGTTCATTTCCTAACTAATAAGCCACTGTCTCGGAGGGAGTCGGGTTTCGGGTATCATTCAAACTAGTatgggtgcccggcttcgcccgggctaccgttatttagcattaaaatttattttcaattaactaaaataactttaaaattgcataactcataaatttatcattaatatatttttctatgatgcggagtatatcttaaaattaaaatgaaataaattatgagacaaattcactactcccgctattaatgtTTTTCTTAAATCGATTGGTTAGTTAATTGTTCATATatattttcttttgttgttagtattgttacttttattacattcgttattactacttttactttcactactcctgccgtaattattgttacttttactacttgtacataaatattgataatttcactactcacgTTGTTActtctgttactttcactactcccgctcgttgctaatattgttactttgactatatctaatgttactacaattcttttcactactaactgaattacttttactatttgAGCATCCAATGTACTCCGtatcatattactatatccaatgttaattctattactttaataaatatattacatatatgcattaaatataTTACATGTATGCGTTAAATTaatcaaatcgaaataattatggaattttatattttttggaaatctagcttggtttatttacattttagtagTTTCTaaaatataatatacttata
This sequence is a window from Silene latifolia isolate original U9 population chromosome 8, ASM4854445v1, whole genome shotgun sequence. Protein-coding genes within it:
- the LOC141594053 gene encoding putative F-box protein At3g52320 is translated as MEMNVEKKIKGGDKGRNSNTSDASFAYIPEEIQIDILSRLPPAKSLSRFRCVSKHWNDTLTVQAFLLRHSRSYDKHPKLGFAVCSRYWAKDSIISFELNDDNTPKITASQIIGKDAYFTDYPISNYSYSYTSNICNDLICLFRPSLKRFSLINLKTRDFIELPEITMKSGIVTWSALGFDPVHKVFKVLSIIKESTSKGCATTTATILAVGYKYWKPIENESLPSSMTENFHWYRTDSLCLNGVIYWVAKYITNVIVLTVVAFDLNREGFKGNELVTRNRPRNMILGYHLTSLKECPTLFIWKSVIDYTQEVEQWTLFDHKNPNAAWKKRNFTVRNFPLDVPCDSQYRPAAGGSTLLKYSSSIDSECSRYLSYVDLENFAVE